A genomic region of Borreliella burgdorferi B31 contains the following coding sequences:
- a CDS encoding BlyA family holin — MDTILIFLSTIDNTKLIILGGFIVLVIMPMILAIKPQFRENLILLIQKLLKNINKKEKK; from the coding sequence ATGGATACAATACTTATTTTTTTGTCAACAATTGACAATACAAAACTAATTATCTTAGGAGGATTTATTGTGCTGGTAATAATGCCGATGATTTTGGCAATAAAACCACAGTTTAGAGAAAATTTAATTTTGCTTATTCAAAAACTCTTAAAAAATATAAATAAAAAGGAAAAAAAATGA